A single region of the Elizabethkingia sp. JS20170427COW genome encodes:
- a CDS encoding calcineurin-like phosphoesterase family protein has translation MYKSIVLAGVLFSTLAFSQQIATGYVFEDSNHNKKKESKEKGLAQVAVSNGEDIVLTDENGKYSLPVKDGQSIFVIKPSGYKTAFSENNLPEFYYHYRPEGSPENFKYKGIAPTGKLPKEINFGLTPQSENKDFSILVFGDPQPYNEKELDYFRRGIVEEVKKNKKNAVLGISLGDIVGDDLNLQPKYSKIMKEIGLPWYNVMGNHDMNLDAKEDHLSDETFEANFGPANYSFNYGNVHFIVLDDILYPDPRGGKSYWGGFREDQLKFVENDLKLVDKNKLIVISYHIPLFLEGENHFRKEDRERLFQALKPFENALLLSAHTHVQQQLFYGKKAGWDGLKPLHEYNVGTTSGDWYSGTPDATGVPASTMRDGTYRGYSFIHFKDNQYSVDYKVAGKSEDFQIQIHVPKVIPFQSKNSARIFANFFMGSKGDKVEYRIDNGEWKDMKFTETIDPNFAISVFQWDTTNQLMEGRRPSNPDISQHLWMTAFPKKLSLGKHQVEVRATDRYGKTFTSSAEFKVENAISIP, from the coding sequence ATGTATAAAAGTATAGTTTTAGCGGGTGTTTTATTTTCAACACTTGCTTTTAGCCAACAAATAGCAACAGGTTATGTTTTCGAGGACAGCAACCACAACAAGAAAAAAGAAAGCAAAGAAAAGGGACTTGCTCAAGTAGCAGTTTCTAATGGTGAAGACATTGTGCTTACCGACGAAAACGGGAAATATAGCCTTCCCGTAAAAGACGGACAAAGTATTTTTGTAATTAAACCTTCGGGTTACAAAACTGCTTTTTCAGAAAACAATCTTCCAGAATTTTATTATCATTACCGACCAGAAGGTTCCCCAGAAAACTTCAAATACAAAGGTATTGCCCCAACCGGAAAATTGCCTAAGGAAATCAACTTTGGGTTAACACCACAATCCGAAAATAAAGACTTCAGCATTCTTGTTTTTGGAGATCCACAGCCGTATAACGAAAAGGAACTAGACTATTTCCGAAGAGGAATTGTGGAAGAAGTGAAAAAGAATAAAAAGAATGCTGTGTTAGGCATTAGTTTGGGAGATATCGTAGGAGACGACCTTAATCTTCAGCCCAAGTATTCTAAAATCATGAAGGAAATAGGCTTGCCTTGGTACAATGTAATGGGCAACCACGATATGAATTTAGACGCTAAGGAAGACCATCTTTCCGATGAAACTTTTGAAGCCAACTTCGGACCAGCCAACTATTCCTTCAACTACGGAAATGTACACTTCATTGTTTTGGATGATATTTTATATCCGGATCCACGCGGTGGAAAAAGCTATTGGGGCGGCTTCAGAGAAGATCAGTTAAAATTCGTAGAAAACGATTTGAAATTGGTGGACAAAAATAAACTGATTGTTATTTCTTATCACATCCCTTTGTTTTTGGAAGGTGAAAATCATTTCAGAAAAGAAGATCGAGAAAGGCTCTTCCAAGCTTTAAAACCTTTTGAAAACGCATTATTACTTTCCGCTCACACCCACGTACAACAACAATTATTCTATGGTAAAAAAGCAGGTTGGGACGGTCTAAAACCTTTACATGAATACAATGTTGGCACCACTTCCGGCGACTGGTATTCGGGTACGCCAGATGCTACTGGAGTTCCAGCTTCTACCATGAGAGATGGTACTTACAGAGGCTATTCTTTTATTCATTTTAAGGATAACCAATACAGTGTAGATTATAAGGTAGCAGGGAAAAGCGAAGATTTCCAAATCCAGATTCACGTACCGAAAGTAATTCCGTTCCAGTCTAAAAATTCAGCCCGAATTTTTGCGAACTTCTTCATGGGAAGCAAAGGCGATAAAGTTGAATACCGCATTGATAACGGCGAATGGAAAGACATGAAGTTTACAGAAACCATCGACCCTAATTTCGCCATTTCAGTATTTCAGTGGGATACAACCAACCAACTTATGGAAGGAAGAAGACCTTCTAACCCAGATATTTCCCAACACCTTTGGATGACCGCTTTTCCTAAAAAACTATCCTTAGGAAAACACCAAGTAGAAGTAAGAGCTACCGACAGATACGGAAAAACCTTTACTTCTTCTGCTGAATTTAAAGTAGAAAATGCCATTTCAATTCCATAA
- a CDS encoding glycerophosphodiester phosphodiesterase family protein, with product MKKIALTLFGICSISAMAQTQLIAHRGYWNTPNPTAKNSVEALKNTQKIKVYGSEFDVHQTKDGVLVINHDNDINGVVIADTNFGDLKNQKLSNGEAIPTLKDYLITGSKDQNLKLIVEIKPTQSKELDEKIAQSTLALVKQLKLENHVEYISFSLNTCKALKAYQPSVKVQYLMGDLSPAQVKEIGLDGIDYYYKIFQKNPEWIAQAKSLGLITNAWTVNDIKVYQELEKLGIDFITTDTPVDFIKK from the coding sequence ATGAAAAAAATAGCCTTAACTTTATTCGGAATTTGTTCGATATCAGCCATGGCACAAACACAACTTATCGCCCACCGTGGATACTGGAATACCCCAAATCCTACGGCTAAAAACTCTGTAGAAGCACTAAAAAATACTCAGAAAATCAAAGTTTACGGTTCCGAATTCGATGTGCATCAGACCAAAGATGGTGTTTTGGTCATCAACCACGATAACGACATCAATGGAGTGGTAATTGCGGATACGAATTTCGGAGATTTAAAAAACCAAAAACTCAGCAATGGAGAAGCCATCCCTACGCTAAAAGATTATCTGATTACAGGCAGCAAAGACCAGAATTTAAAACTCATTGTTGAGATTAAACCTACCCAATCCAAAGAACTGGACGAGAAAATTGCCCAATCTACTTTAGCACTGGTAAAACAACTCAAGCTAGAGAATCATGTGGAATATATTTCCTTTAGTCTCAACACTTGTAAAGCTCTTAAAGCCTATCAACCTTCAGTAAAAGTGCAATACCTTATGGGGGACCTTTCTCCTGCTCAGGTGAAAGAAATAGGATTAGATGGTATTGATTACTACTATAAAATTTTCCAGAAAAACCCAGAATGGATAGCACAAGCCAAGTCTTTGGGATTAATTACCAATGCCTGGACGGTAAATGACATTAAGGTTTATCAAGAGTTGGAGAAACTCGGAATTGATTTTATTACGACAGATACCCCCGTGGACTTTATCAAAAAATAA
- a CDS encoding nitronate monooxygenase family protein: MNRINQLFNIKYPIIQGGMIWHSGWRLASAVSNAGGLGLIGAGSMYPDILRENIQKCKKATQRPFGVNIPMLYPDLDEIINIILEEKVEIVFTSAGNPKTYTSSLQSEGIKVAHVVSSLKFAQKSEQAGVDAVVAEGFEAGGHNGREETTTLSLIPSVRKGIQIPLIAAGGIALGSQMKAAMLLGADGVQIGSRFAATHEASSHPNFKQKIIELQEGDTQVTLKELAPVRLVKNKFFQDLEDAYNQGRNPEVLRAILGRARAKRGMFEGDLHEGELEIGQASALIDSILSVDEVFQQLIREFNSALLPSLE; encoded by the coding sequence ATGAATAGAATCAATCAACTTTTTAATATTAAATATCCTATTATCCAAGGAGGAATGATATGGCATAGTGGCTGGAGGTTGGCTTCGGCGGTGTCTAATGCTGGAGGTTTGGGGCTTATTGGTGCGGGGAGTATGTATCCTGATATTTTAAGAGAAAATATTCAGAAATGTAAAAAGGCTACTCAACGTCCTTTTGGGGTGAATATCCCCATGCTTTATCCCGACTTGGATGAGATTATAAATATTATTTTAGAAGAAAAAGTTGAAATTGTCTTTACCTCTGCAGGTAATCCCAAAACCTATACCTCTTCTTTACAATCCGAAGGGATAAAGGTTGCCCATGTAGTAAGCAGTTTGAAATTTGCGCAAAAAAGTGAGCAAGCAGGAGTAGATGCTGTGGTAGCTGAAGGTTTTGAGGCAGGAGGCCATAACGGTAGGGAAGAGACCACTACCTTGTCCTTAATCCCAAGTGTACGCAAAGGTATCCAGATTCCGTTAATTGCCGCAGGAGGAATTGCGTTGGGGTCTCAGATGAAGGCAGCTATGCTTTTGGGAGCAGATGGTGTACAGATAGGATCTAGGTTTGCTGCCACTCATGAGGCATCTTCTCATCCTAATTTCAAACAGAAAATTATCGAGCTTCAGGAAGGTGATACCCAGGTTACGTTGAAGGAGTTAGCTCCTGTAAGATTGGTGAAGAATAAGTTTTTTCAGGATTTGGAAGATGCTTATAACCAAGGTAGAAATCCAGAAGTATTGAGAGCAATTTTAGGAAGAGCAAGAGCCAAGAGAGGTATGTTTGAAGGAGATTTACATGAAGGCGAATTGGAAATAGGACAGGCCTCGGCATTGATAGATTCGATACTTTCGGTAGATGAAGTATTTCAGCAATTAATTCGTGAATTTAACAGCGCTTTACTTCCTTCTCTGGAATAG
- a CDS encoding DUF4199 domain-containing protein has protein sequence MSKSPIQNGLILFATTMFLFFVVYYFFANANYWEFTMKANAFVMPFVYTIGGFTSVYILRGKDFITFTQAFKQAFTTLFIGGFLSILSMFLFLNYGDTDARDLLNHQYISTEIKNLDTAYQQQKKDLAAIKNKDQAAEKSKELEKNYSDAKKGREAALQENRNYFSFSFLSAVFGGIILFYLLLSIVIAAFLKNKKRYE, from the coding sequence ATGTCAAAAAGCCCTATTCAAAACGGACTCATTTTATTTGCTACGACGATGTTTCTATTCTTCGTAGTATATTATTTCTTTGCTAATGCTAACTATTGGGAATTCACAATGAAAGCTAATGCTTTCGTCATGCCTTTTGTTTATACTATTGGAGGGTTTACTTCTGTATACATCCTTAGAGGAAAGGACTTCATCACCTTTACACAAGCCTTTAAACAGGCTTTTACCACGTTATTTATTGGCGGATTCTTATCGATACTCAGCATGTTTTTATTCTTAAACTATGGAGACACCGATGCCAGAGATCTTCTAAATCACCAATACATTAGCACTGAAATTAAAAATCTGGACACTGCCTATCAACAACAGAAAAAAGATTTAGCTGCTATTAAAAACAAGGACCAAGCTGCTGAAAAATCTAAGGAGTTAGAAAAAAATTACTCCGATGCTAAAAAAGGTCGTGAAGCAGCTTTACAAGAAAATAGAAATTATTTTTCTTTTAGCTTTTTATCCGCAGTATTTGGAGGAATTATACTCTTCTATTTACTCTTATCCATCGTTATTGCCGCTTTCTTAAAAAACAAAAAACGTTACGAATAA
- a CDS encoding glycosyltransferase family 2 protein, with protein MDLSIIIPLLNEEESLEELFSRIDTVCTSHNFSYDVWFVDDGSTDNSWGVIQLLSANHPQIHAIRFTKNYGKSQALHAAFAKVKGDIVITMDADLQDFPEEIPGLVSKLKEGNYDIVSGWKKKRFDNVVTKNLPSKLFNASARKVSGVFLHDFNCGLKAYKRQVVKSVDVYGDMHRYIPVLAANAGFKNITEKEVQHQARPYGVSKFGANRFIRGFLDLITLWFVSRFGGRPMHFFGAAGTLMFVIGFLAVLGLIVNKFIALLSKDYGNLIANNPLFYIALTMMILGSQLFIAGFLGEMLIRTNRERKNYYIEEEF; from the coding sequence ATGGATCTTTCAATAATCATCCCTTTACTTAATGAAGAAGAATCTTTAGAAGAACTCTTCAGTAGAATAGATACTGTGTGTACCTCACATAACTTCAGTTATGATGTATGGTTTGTAGATGATGGATCTACAGATAACTCTTGGGGAGTTATACAATTGTTATCTGCTAATCACCCACAAATTCACGCCATAAGATTTACTAAAAACTATGGAAAGTCCCAAGCGCTTCATGCTGCCTTCGCCAAGGTAAAAGGAGACATCGTTATCACCATGGATGCTGATCTTCAAGATTTTCCAGAAGAAATCCCTGGTTTGGTATCCAAACTTAAAGAAGGGAATTACGACATTGTAAGCGGCTGGAAAAAGAAACGTTTCGATAATGTAGTAACCAAAAACCTACCTTCTAAACTCTTCAATGCTTCTGCAAGAAAAGTTTCTGGGGTTTTTCTTCACGACTTTAACTGTGGCCTAAAAGCATACAAAAGACAGGTTGTAAAATCGGTAGATGTATATGGAGATATGCACCGATACATCCCTGTTCTAGCTGCCAATGCAGGTTTTAAAAACATCACCGAAAAGGAAGTACAACACCAAGCAAGACCTTACGGAGTTTCCAAATTTGGAGCCAACCGATTTATTAGAGGATTCTTAGATCTTATCACCCTTTGGTTTGTAAGCAGATTTGGAGGAAGACCTATGCACTTCTTTGGAGCCGCAGGCACACTGATGTTTGTTATTGGCTTCTTAGCCGTACTAGGCCTCATTGTGAATAAATTTATTGCATTACTAAGCAAAGATTATGGAAACCTCATCGCGAACAATCCTTTATTTTACATCGCACTTACAATGATGATTTTAGGATCCCAACTATTTATCGCAGGCTTCCTTGGAGAAATGCTTATCAGAACCAATAGAGAACGTAAAAATTATTATATCGAAGAAGAATTTTAA